DNA sequence from the Neisseria mucosa genome:
TCTGTCGTTAATAATCCTTTATCCGCAAGCCATTGTCCTAAATATTGGCCGAAATAGGTTTCTAGCACTGTCCCTTTTGCCGTGAGATAACCAGATGGCACATCCCATTTTGCCCACGCATACGGGGAATATTTCGCCATTTCTTGCGGATCTTTTTCCACTGGTGAACGCAATCCGTGTCGGCTGAAAATCAATACTTTCTCTAATTCATAATCAGAACTTGAGGAAGTTTGACCATTTTCTGTTGCAAACGCACTACTTGCTAAAGCTGAGCCAAGCAAAAGTGCGGTGAATTTTAGGGTTATTTTTTTCATATTCGATACCTAATCATTTAATGTTGAAATTGAGCTATAAAAATTCAAGGCATATTTGGTGCCGTAAACTAACACCATAAATACTGCAACAATATTGACTACCGCTTAATCAGTGCAATATTAAGATACTGATAGATAGGTTTAGAACTTATAACTGATGGTAAACAGCAAAGTCCTGCCTCGTGCGTAGTTGTTCAAGACGGAGCGTGTCGTACCGCCATATTTGCCATTGCATAAACCGTTGGCATCGCATTCGACTTCCTCATCATCTAAACCGCCTTTTCTTTCAAATACGCTGAAATAGCGCTGGGTTGCGGCATCATTTGCGGCGTCCAAAGGATCGACATAGCGTTTATTGAAGGCATTTTGAATGTCGAAACGAAGGATAAGGTTTTTCTTCGGTTCATAATTGGCATAGAAATCAAAAATCATCGGCTGTCTGTTGATGCTTTCTGTTTTTTTGATCACCCTTCTGCCCATTTGATGTGAAGAGTAGGTATTAGCACCGGTTGTACCGTCAACAAATTCCTCCTCAGTCGTCGCCCGTGTACTTTTGCCGTAATAGCGCATAATGCCGCCGATGGTCAATTTGTTGCCCAACCATCGGGACCCTAATTCAAACCGACCGTAATCTCGGGGCAGGCGGGAAATTTTGCTTAAGCCGTAGCCTTGTTTGATTTGGTCTTCTTTAGAAGAGTTGCGGGGAGATTCGCTGGCATCGCTATAATTGGTCGGCTGGTTGGTTTTTTGATAGGCGTAAGACAGGATGGTAAAAAAGCGGCCGAAATCATAGTTCATTTCCACTTCCAAACCATTTTTATGGACAGGTTTGGCATAGTTTCTATGCTGGATGGAGTATTGCAGGCCGGTACTGGTTACCCAGCTGGGTGCTTTGTCCAAATCCCACCATTTGCCATAAACATTGTGGATATAGTTGTTTATCCTACTGCGATAGGCAACCAGTTTGAAACCCAATACATCATCCGGCTTGAAAATCCCTTTTTTGAAGGTATTGAAACCTATTTGGTAAGTATTGGCCTGTTCCGGCTTGAGGGTGGTATTGACGCCCGAGTCGCCGATTTGTGAAAAATACATTTCTTGAATATTCGGCATTCTATGCGTGCGCGAATAGCTGATAAACGGCATAAAGTAGTCGTTAACATTGATGTTTAATGCCACCGAATGGTTTACCGCATGCTTTTTACCGGATTTGGTATAAACCGGTTCGTAAAGGTCGCAGCTTGGTGTGCAATGCTGTTTATAAATTTTGGAATCTTCTCCAAATGCTTTTTTAAAGTCTTCTTGGGTATTGAAGTAGTCGGTATATTCGCCCTTGTAGCGGTAGTTGACCATATTGGCGCTGTAATTCAATTGATAAATACCTTTTTTCAAGGAAGTATCAAAATAGAAGGTATTGAATTTTTGCTGGCCTGAAGGTTGCAATATCGTTGATTTTTGGGGAAATATTCCTTTGTCTCCTTTGAAGCGGCCTAAAAAACTGTACAGGCCAGCATCTTGATCGGGACCGTCGTAAAACAAGCTCAGCTCTTCCGGAAAGCGGTTTTTACTGTATTGGTTTTTAAAGAAATTGAAACCGACGGTAGCTTTTAAATCTGTTTTTTGGGGAAGTTTGAAAGAAAAGCTGTTGTTGATATCCAAAAGATTGGCTGTGTTTTTGGTTTCCAAATAATCCAACAGCCCCCATCCTGAAAAACGTGAGTTTTTCGGATATTTTTGTTTACCCAGATTATGGGCGGCCAATACGTTTAAATCGACATAATCGCCAATGTTTAAGTTGTAATTGGCTTGGTAGTTGCGGTTTTCTACTTTGCGGCTGCCGATACGGTTGTTCATGGTACGAAGCTGAAGGTCCAGCTTGTTGTTGTCGTTTTCATATTCCACTTTGACTAAATGGCTGTTTGAGCGTTGTTGCAGGCTAGTCGGGTCGATTGGAGTCAGGTCCCATTGCGGTGCCAAATTCTCTTTCCAGCTTCTTTCCAAGTCATCGACATAATCTCTTTGTAAAACTTCAGGATCGTTATATTTTTTGGAGAAAGGGTAGTCCCAATAGCTTTTGCCGACTGCGTTACGTTTGGAAAAGTCACGAACCCAGAGATTTTGTTCGTGGTCGAATTTCAATAAGTTGCTTTCAAAATATTCTTGTTTTTTACGGTCCAAATATTCTTCGCCAAAATTGCCGATACGCTGACCGCCGCCGCCCACTTTATAGTTTTGCTCGACATTACGGTGGCTGTAACCATATAACGCGCCAAGGCGCGCACCGCTGTCAAACCATTTTTGTACCGCTCCGGTTGCCATAAAATTGCTTTTGGTGCTGTTTGTGCCGGTCAATCCTTTGGTTAAAAGGCCGAAGGTATGGTTTCCGTGTACCACATCATCTACCCGTAAAGTACGGAAATTGGCTGTACCGGATAAAGTATTGATGCCGTTGGCACCCGAGAAACTGCCTTTGGTTACATCCACACCGGCAATAAAATTGGGATCCAGTGCCGTACCAAATTGCGAGGAGCTGCCGCTGCGTCCGGCATCGGCGGAAGTGGAATAGAAGGTTTGGGTTACGCCGTCAACCATCGTATTGACACGTCCCAAACCGCTATCGCCACGGATATTAACTGCCAATACCCCCGATCCCTTGTCTTGTTGGGTGAAGACGCCGGGCATGCTCCGAACGATGGTATCGATGTTTTCGCTGGATTGATAAACCCGTTCACGCGAACTTTTGGCTTGGCCTTCGGTAAAAACTTTTTTCTCTTTGGCAATGTGTTTGCCTTTGACTTGAATTTCATCAAGCTCTTGAGTTGAAACTTCTTCTTCTGCGTGTGCGATACTTGTTATAGCCAGTAAAGATAATGTCAGTAGATTTAATTTGAAATTCGGATTCATGATAGTTACCTCAGAAACGAAGTCGCTACTTTATAACATATTATTAAACTTTACAAATATTTTGAAAATGGTTTTTATTTATTAAAAAATAAAGTAAAATTTTGTTTTATAAGATAATCCAACCGCATATGATTAATCTGGCTGAAAAGATAAAGCAGGTCTGAATTTGAATTGGGTTGGTTGAGAAAAGGGGAGATTTAATTGAATTTAAACAGCCGGAAGAAGAAAATTTGATTGCGCTATGTGAATTGAGCCGTCGGTTTCAAATGAAACCGGTAAAAAACATGAAATGCAAAATATAAAGTCGATATAGAAAGGTTTGAAGTCAGTTGAAGAAAAGGCCGTCTGAAAATGATATTTCAGACGGCCTTTATTGTTTGTTTTAAGCCTTATTCCGGACCGCGGAATGTATCGTGGCAGGATTTGCAGGTTGCACCGGTTTCGCCGTAAGCGGCTTTGATTTCTTCGAGCTTGCCGGTTTGGGCAGCGGCGTTGAGTTTTTCAACCGCAGCAACGAATTTTTCTTCTTCGGCTTTGAATGTTGCTGTGTCTGTCCAGATGGCAGGCAGGGCGCGGCCGTTGCCTTGAGGATCGGATTCAAACAGGGTGAACGGTTTTTTGCTGTTTTCAGCAAAAGTGGCTGCAGCTTGTTTGAATTTCTCAACGTCGTAAGGCTCTTCGTCTTTGACCATTTTGCCCATGCGGGTAAACTCAGGCATCATGGATTTGAATGCGGCCGTACGGTCTTCGGAAATAGGGCCTTTAGGCTGGGAAGGCGCGCCGCTGCCGCCGCAGGCGGAAAGGGTAAGCGCCACTGTTGCCAAAGCAACAGGGAGAAAACGGGTTTTCATATGGAGTGTGTCCTATTGTAATGATATGATTATCGTTAAATTTAAAATCAGCCGGTCAACCACTCAGGCCGTCTGATAAGGCGTTATCATACCTTAAAACCCAAGTCTGAAACGAGTACAGAAAGGAAACGATATGGCAATTTTGATTACCGGGGCATCGGCAGGATTCGGCGCGGCAATGTGCCGCACCTTTGTTGCAGCAGGCTATCATGTCATCGGCGCGGCACGGCGCGAAGACAAATTGCAGCAGTTGGCAGAGGAATTGGGCGAGCAGTTTTACCCTTTGGAAATGGATGTTTCGCGCACGGAGTCGATTCAAAACGCTTTGAACAGCCTGCCCGAGCATTTGTCCGAAATCGATTGCCTGATCAACAACGCCGGTTTGGCTTTGGGTTTGGATACTGCCGATAAAGCCGATTTTGGCGATTGGGAAACCATGATTCAAACCAATATCATCGGCCTGACTTTTCTGACCCGACAGATTTTGCCGCAAATGGTCGCGCGCAAACAGGGCTATATCATCAATTTGGGTTCGATTGCCGGCAGTTATGCTTATCCCGGCAGTAATGTCTATGGCGCGACCAAGGCTTTTGTGCGTCAATTCAGCATGAATCTGCGCGCCGAATTGGCAGACAAAAACATCCGCATTACCAATATCGAACCGGGCTTGTGCGGCGATACCGAGTTTTCCAACGTCCGTTTCAAAGGCGACGACCAGCGTGCGGCCGAGGTTTATGAGAATGTCGAGTTTATCCAGCCGCAAGATATTGCCGATACCGCTTTATGGCTCTATCAGCGTCCGGCGCGGATGAACGTCAATTCCATCGAAATCATGCCGGTTGCCCAGACCTTTGCAGGCATGAAAGTTTACCGCGACGAGCCTGCACCGGCGAAGGAAGAAACGTTTGAAAAACAAAGCATGTCTTTGTTTGGAAAAATTAAATCTTGGTTTAAGTAATCGGCATAAGGCCGTCTGAACGTTTCAGACGGCCTCTTTGTTATCTGAAATTGAGTAAACACGCTATAATGTAATTTTTTATTAACAAGGCCGTCTGAAAGGCTGTTTCAGTTATGAACGCAATCAAACAAAAAATCTTAGAACAAGCGCAGCGCGATGGCGTGCAGGTAACCGCATTGCGCGAGCAAGTGCTTGATATTGTTTTGAAACAAAGCGGCGTGATTAAAGCCTACAACGTTCTGTCGCAGATGCAGCAGCAAAGCGAGGGTGTGGTTGCGCCGCCGACGGCCTACCGCGCCCTTGATTTTTGGGCGGAACAGGGCGTTTTGCACAAAGTGGCGGCGGTCAACGGCTATATTTTGTGCAGCCACGCGCAGCACGAGTGCAACGACCATTGCCACGACCACGAAGAAACAGAGGCGCACCACAGCGCGTTTATTTTGGTTTGCACCGAATGCGGTACGGCGGATGAGCAGACCTTGAGCCAAGAATGGGCGGCCTTGCGTGCAGGCGTGGCTGAAACCGGTTTCTCATTAAAAGAAGAACATGTTGTTTTAACAGGAATTTGTAAAAAATGTCAGAAGTAAAAAAGACTAAAGTCCACCTGATTTCAGGCTTTCTCGGAACAGGTAAAACCACCGCACTCAAAAGTCTGATGGCGCAAAAAGACCCGAATGAAAAATGGGTCATCATCGTCAACGAATTTGGCGAAATCGGCATTGACGGCGCCGTCTTGAGCGACAACGGCATTCCCGTGGCCGAAATTGCCGGCGGCTGTTTGTGCTGTACTGCCGGCGCGCAAATGGGGACGACCGTACAAAAAATGCTGCGCGATGCCCAACCCGACCGCTTGATGATTGAAGCCAGCGGTCTGGCGCACGCCGCCAGCGTTATTGACGAACTGAAAGCCAAACCGCTCGACAGCATGCTGGAAATTGGCGCCGTCTTTACCGTTGTCGATCCGCGCCAGTTTATTAATCCCGATTACGCGCAACAAGCCTTGTATAAAGACCAAATCGGCATTTGCGACGTATTGGTCGCCAGCAAAACCGACTTGTGCACGCCGGATCAACTGGCCGAATTTCATGATAAAGCGGCCAAACTGTTCCCGCCCAAAGCCAAAGTGGTTGAAGTCCAAAATGCGCAACTCGACATCCAATGGCTTGACATTCCCGTTATCGAAAAATCACGTTACCGCCTCAAAGCCCTGCCGGACAACACCATGGGCTTCCAGTCGCAAGGCTTCACATTCCCTGCCGGACGCGATTTCGACGGCGAAAAATTGACCGATTTCTTCAATGACCTGCCTAAATTGACAGACGGCCTCGTCCGTGCCAAAGGCGTGTTCCAAGTGCTCGGTACTTGGGTATGGCTCAACTGGGTGGACGGACAATGGGGCGCAAATCAGGTTTCATGGCGTCGCGACTCGCGCTTCGAGCTGATTGCCAAATCCTTTGATGCGGATTTGATTGAGAAAAAATTGCTGGAGGCTTTGGAGAAGTAAATCATCGTCCAAACGCTTATTAATCCGTTACGATAACGCCGTCTGAAGCAAGCGGTTTCAGACGGCCTTCAAATCAAAAAAATAGAGGAACACTTAACCATGTGGCGTTATATCTTTCATCGTTTGCTCCTTTTGATTCCCACGCTGTTGGGGATTTTGGCGATTACTTTCGCCGTGATTCAGTTTGTTCCCGGCGGCCCGGTGGAGCAGATGGTTCAGCAGCTGACGCAGGGCGCGGTTGGCGGCGAGACGGCGGGACACAGTATGCCCGGAACTTTGGCCAAAAACGGCAACCGCATCAGTGCGGAGGATTTGGCCGCGCTGAATGCTTTATACGGTTTCGACAAGCCGCCTTTGACGCGTTTTGCCGATATGGTATGGAAATTCGCCCGTTTCGATTTGGGCGAGAGCTTTTTCCATCACCAAACTGTGTTTGAATTGGTGAAAGAGAAAATGCCGGTATCGATGAGTTTGGGTTTGTGGACGTTTTTCCTGACTTATTTGATATGTATTCCGTTGGGTATTGCCAAGGCGGTCAGGGATGGCAGCCGATTCGATACGATTACGGGCATGATCATTTTGGTCGGCTATACCGTACCGCCGTTTGTCTTGGGCTTGGTGTTGCTGGTGTTGTTTGGCGGCGGCAGCTTTTTTGCCTGGTTCCCGCAGGGCGGTTTGGTCGGCGATGATTTCGATACGCTCTCTTGGGCCGGTAAAGTCAAAGATTATTTGTGGCATATGGCCTTGCCGATTACCGCTTCGGTGGCAGGCAACTTGGCGGTGATGACCGTATTGACGAAAAACGTGTTCCTTGAAGAAATCCGTCGCCAATATGTTTATACCGCGCGGGCCAAGGGCTTGCCTGAGAAACAGATTTTGTGGAAACATATTTTCCGCAACGCCATGATTCCTCTGATTACCGGTTTCCCGGCCGCATTTATCGGCGCATTCTTTACCGGAAGCCTGTTGATTGAAACGCTGTTCTCGCTGGACGGGTTGGGTTTGCTGTCTTACGAGGCAGTGATGAAACGTGATTATCCTGTCGTAATGGGCACGCTGTATGTGTTCACGCTGATGGGGTTGTTGGCTAAATTGGTGTCGGATATTTCTTATTCGTGGGTCGATCCGCGCATTCACTTTGGCGGACAGAAATAAGGCCGTCTGAAAATATCTTCAATCCATTATTAAAGAATGTTTCGAACCATGAAAAAGAAAAAATCTACTTCAAACCCTACTTGGCAGGCCTTTAAGCAGCATAAGCGCGGTTGGCTGGCTTTGCGGATTTTGGCCGTTTTGTTTGTCGTTACCTTGCTTGCGCCTTTGTGGAGCAACGACAAACCTTTGTGGATACGCTATCAGGGCGAGTATTTCTTCCCTTTGGTAACTGAATACAATGAAACCACATTTGGCGGCGATTTCGATACGCCTGCGGATTATTTGGATCCGCTTATCCGCCACAACATCACTTCAGACGGCAATTTCGCCCTGTATCTGCCCAATCCTTACGATGCCGATACCTTGAACGATTTCGATACGGCCCCCGATCCTGCCAAACCGTCCGAACGGCATATCTTGGGAACGGACGACCGCGGCCGCGACCTGTTGGCGCGCTTGGTTTACGGTTTCCGCGATTCGCTGCTGTTTGCCTTGGTATTGACCGTGGTGACTACCGTAATCGGCGTGGTTGCAGGCGCGGTGCAGGGTTATTTCGGCGGCAAAACCGACCTTCTGATGCAGCGTTTTATCGAGGTTTGGGGCGGTATGCCGGAGCTGTACCTCCTGATTATCCTGTCTTCGTTCTTTAATCCCGGACTGTTGATTTTGCTGGTATTGCTGTCGCTTTTCGGCTGGATGGGCTTGTCCGACTATGTCCGCGCCGAGTTTTTGAAAAACCGTCAGACCGATTACGTTTTGGCGGCGCGCGCGATGGGCGTGAGCAACCGTGAAATCATGTGGCGCCATATCCTGCCCAACAGCTTGACGCCGGTATTGGCCTTTTTGCCTTTCCGTATTTCAGGTGCGGTACTCGCCCTGACCAGTTTGGACTTCTTGGGCTTGGGCGTACCTGCCTCACAGGCGAGCTTGGGCGAGTTGCTGGCGCAAGGCAAAGACAACTTGGACGCGTGGTGGATCGGTCTGTCTGCCGTTGCTACGCTGACGGTGATGCTGCTTTTGCTGGTTATGATCGGCGAAGGTTTGCGTCAGGCATTTGATGTACGCGCACGCAGCTAATTGCTTTTCTAAAGCGTGAAGAGGGTGGGCGGAAAAGCTTATCCTTCATTCTCAAGGCCGTCTGAAAAGTTTCAGACGGCCTCATCCATTCGTTTGAATCATTAAAAACCATGAATCAAGAAATCACATTTCTTACGCTTTTTCTGCTCGGCTTTTTTGGCGGAACGCATTGCGTCGGCATGTGCGGCGGATTGAGCAGCGCATTCGCATTGCAGCTGCCGCCACATTTAAACCGAATCGGGCTGATTGTATTGTTGAACTTAGGGCGCATCAGCAGCTATGTCGTCATTGGCCTGTTGGTCGGTTTGGTCGGGCAGGTTGGCATTTCCTTGGACGATACGCGCGCGGTTCAAAACGGTTTGTATATTGCCGCCAATGTCTTGCTGCTTTTACTTGGGCTGTATCTTGCCGGTATTTCGACTGCCGCAACCAAAATCGAAGGCATCGGCAAACCGATATGGAAACGCCTGAATCCTTTACTGAACAAATTGCTGCCGATTAAATCAGTGCCTGCCTGTTTCGGCGTGGGCGTGCTTTGGGGCTGGCTGCCTTGCGGCTTGGTGTACAGCGCGTCTTTATATGCTTTGGGCAGCGGCAATGCCTTGCACGGCGGACTGTATATGCTGGCGTTTGCGTTGGGGACCTTGCCGAACCTGCTCGCGATGGGCATATTTGCAGCGCAGTTGAAAACCTTTTTGCAAAAACGCATGGTTCGTTTGTGCGCCGGATTATTGGTGGCAGGATGGGCGATATGGCGCTTGGCCGTCTTTGCGATGGGGCAAATCGGGTAGGGAAAAAGGTTTTATCTAGTTTGTTGTTTTGCAATCAAAAAGGCCGTCTGAAAGATTTTCAGACGGCCTTTTCACAAGAAAGATTTAATGAATCAAATTCCAAGTCATTTTGGCGGCAATCAGCAGCAACATGATGCCGAAAGCAATTTTGAGTTTTCGGGCGGGCAGCTTGTGCGCCGTTTTAACGCCGAGCGGGGCAAAGAGGATGGTGGCAATGCTCAAAATGGCTACGGCCGGAAGATAGATAAAGCCTGCCGCACCTTCAGGCAGGTTGGCAATAGGCAAACCGTTGGCAAAATAGCCGATGGTGCCGGCAACTGCAATCGGCCATGCCAGGCCTGAAGATGTGCCGATGGCGCGGTGCGCCGGAAAGTTGCAATACAGTAGGAATGGAACGGATAGTGAACCGCCGCCGATACCGACCCAGCTTGAAGCCGCACCAAAAAGCGTGCCTGCGGCTGTCAGGCCGGGGAGGGCGGGCAGGGTGCGTGAAGGTGTGGGTTTGGAATCGCGTAGGGTTTTGAGTGCGATAAGGGTAAGAAATGCAATAAAGAAAACCTGCAAAGCCAGCGTCGGCATATATTTTGCCGTTGCTGCGCCGAGGAAGACGCCGAGTATCATGCCCGGCGTCATCCGGCGGACGGTTGCCCAATCGATGGCGTATTTTTTATGCTGGGCATACATGCTGGAGAAGGTGGTAAACACCATGACGGCAAAGGAAGTGCCGATGGCGAGATGCTGTGCATAGGGGTGGTTGCCTACGCCTTGCAGTTGCAATGCCCATAAGACAACGGGGACAACCAGCGTGCCGCCGCCTACGCCGAACAGCCCGGCAATAAAGCCCGCCGCGCTGCCGACGGCGAGCAGGGCAAGGATGATGTCCCAAGACCACATTTCAGACGGCCTTGTCGTGTTTGTGTGATTTATGGCGTTTTTTAAACCAACGGATGACTGCCATCACATAACCGGACAAGCTGTAACCGAGGAAAAACAGGAAGAGGACGAGCGAAGGCTCCCAATTGATCAAAAGCAGAATCAATACGGCCAACACCATGCCCATAAACGGCACTTGGCGGCGGATGTTGATTTCTTTGAAGCTCCAAAACGGAATCTGCACAATCATGGAAATGCCGGCAAACAGGGTGATACCCAATGCCCACCAATGCACGTTGGGGAAACGCTCGACGCTGTGGTTGACCCAAATCAGGCCAACAATCAACGCAGCGGCAGTCGGGCTGGGCACGCCGATAAACCAGCGTTTGTCGACTTTGCCGATAAGCGTGTTGAACAGTGCCAAACGCAGGGCGGCGCAGGCGCAGTAGATAAAGGCAACGGAATAACCGATTTTGCCAAATTGCCAAAGTTGCCATTTGTAGGCAATCAGGGCAGGCGCGACGCCGAAGCTGACCATATCGGCAAGGCTGTCGAGCTGTTCGCCGAACGCGCTTTGGCTGTTGGTCAGCCGCGCCACGCGTCCATCCATACCGTCGAGCAGCATGGAAAGGAAAACTGCAATCGCCGCTGTTTCATAACGTCCGTGCATAGACTGGGTAATGGCAAAGAAGGCGCAAAACAGTGCGGCGATGGTAAAGGAATTGGGCAGCAGGTAAATGCTGTTTTTGCGGATGGAGTTGCGCGGTGGAATCGGATTTTCTGTATTTTGTGAGTTGTCCATAATGTTTCCGTATATGCTGCGGGTGCAGATGAGGCATTATACCGCATTGGCAGGTTAAGGATTTTTAAAAGGCAGTCGTAGTTTCACTTCATCAGCATAAAGTTTCAGACGGCCTTTATTGCGTCAGTCAAACAACTCGCCCTGCGCCTGCTCTTTGGTCACGCGTACGTCGGTTTCGCCGTCGGCAAAAGTGATGTGCAGTTTCTGCCCTTGTTTCAACGTATCGGCATTGCGGATGACTTGTCCGCGGGTGTTTTTGACGACGGAGAAACCGCGCTCTAGAATATGCTGCGGCGATACGGCTTCGAGCAATGCTGCTTGGGCGGTCAGGCTTTGACGGCGGTGGGTAAGCAGCTGGCGGAAGGAATGCGATAAGGCCGTCTGAAAGTGGTCGATGTTGTGTTTGTAAATGGAAACATCAGGATGGCAATGTTTCAGGGTTTGGGTTTGGCGTTCAAAACGGGCGGTATGGGCGCGGAGGTTTTGCGTCATCGAGTAAGACAGCGTTTGCGCCAGTTTGCTGATTGAAGCGCGCTGATCGTCAAGTTTTTGGCGCGGATGACGGATTTGCCGCGCGAGCCAGTCGAGTTTTTGGCTGGCATCGAAATAGCGTTGTTCCAAAACGGTTTTCAGACGGCCTTTGGCTTGGGCGAGGCGGTGTAACGATTCTTGGCGGTTTGGGCTGACCAATTCTGCCGCGCCGGTCGGCGTGGGCGCGCGTACGTCGGCAACAAAATCGGCAAGCGTGAAATCGGTTTCGTGTCCTACGCCGCTGACAACGGGAATCGCGCAGGCTTCAATGGCACGCACGACCGGCTCTTCATTAAACGCCCACAAGTCTTCAATGCTGCCGCCGCCGCGACAGACAATCAACACATCGCATTCGGCGCGTTGCGAAGCGGTTTTAATCGCTTGGGCAATTTGCAACTCGCTGCCTGTACCTTGAACGGGCGTCGGATAAACGATAATGGGAATTTCAGGCGCGCGGCGGTTTAAGGTGGTTACAACATCGCGCAATGCCGCCGCCGCCAGGCTGGTGATGATACCGATACATTGCGGACGGGCGGGCAACGGTTTTTTGCGTTCCGCTGAAAACGCGCCTTCCGCCTGCAACTGCGCTTTCAATCGCTCATAGGCTTCGTAAAGCTGCCCCAAGCCTTTGAGCCGCACCTCGTTCACGGTAATCTGAAATTCGCCCCGCGCTTCATAAATACTGATTTTTCCTGATACTTCGATATGGTCGCCTTCTTTCAAAGGCTTCGCCAAACGCGCCGCCGCACCTTTAAACATCGCGCAACGTACCTGCGCGCGGCTGTCTTTGAGCGAGAAATAATAATGTCCGCTGGCGGCATGGGTCAGGTTGGACACTTCGCCGGCAATCCACAAGCCTGCGAGATGGTCTTCCAACAAGGCTTTGGCGAGGGCGTTGAGTTCGGATACGGAAATGGAGGAGGGTGCGAAGAGTTCGGACATTACGAAACAGAAAAATTGGGGAAAGCTGAATTATAAGGGTTTTAGGGCGATTCGTTGTATTCGTTTTTATGAAACTTGCGCCCTTTGTTTTAATATTATCAAAGCCGCATGTTCAGACGGCCTTGTCCGGGCAGGCTTGTGTTATATTATCGTTTGATTTTCGCTTCAAAAGCCGTGCGTATGCCCAAACTCCACCAAATTATCGAGCGCCATTGGCAATCCCCCAATCCGTTTTTGTCTTTGCTGTTAAAACCATTGT
Encoded proteins:
- a CDS encoding TonB-dependent receptor domain-containing protein, which translates into the protein MNPNFKLNLLTLSLLAITSIAHAEEEVSTQELDEIQVKGKHIAKEKKVFTEGQAKSSRERVYQSSENIDTIVRSMPGVFTQQDKGSGVLAVNIRGDSGLGRVNTMVDGVTQTFYSTSADAGRSGSSSQFGTALDPNFIAGVDVTKGSFSGANGINTLSGTANFRTLRVDDVVHGNHTFGLLTKGLTGTNSTKSNFMATGAVQKWFDSGARLGALYGYSHRNVEQNYKVGGGGQRIGNFGEEYLDRKKQEYFESNLLKFDHEQNLWVRDFSKRNAVGKSYWDYPFSKKYNDPEVLQRDYVDDLERSWKENLAPQWDLTPIDPTSLQQRSNSHLVKVEYENDNNKLDLQLRTMNNRIGSRKVENRNYQANYNLNIGDYVDLNVLAAHNLGKQKYPKNSRFSGWGLLDYLETKNTANLLDINNSFSFKLPQKTDLKATVGFNFFKNQYSKNRFPEELSLFYDGPDQDAGLYSFLGRFKGDKGIFPQKSTILQPSGQQKFNTFYFDTSLKKGIYQLNYSANMVNYRYKGEYTDYFNTQEDFKKAFGEDSKIYKQHCTPSCDLYEPVYTKSGKKHAVNHSVALNINVNDYFMPFISYSRTHRMPNIQEMYFSQIGDSGVNTTLKPEQANTYQIGFNTFKKGIFKPDDVLGFKLVAYRSRINNYIHNVYGKWWDLDKAPSWVTSTGLQYSIQHRNYAKPVHKNGLEVEMNYDFGRFFTILSYAYQKTNQPTNYSDASESPRNSSKEDQIKQGYGLSKISRLPRDYGRFELGSRWLGNKLTIGGIMRYYGKSTRATTEEEFVDGTTGANTYSSHQMGRRVIKKTESINRQPMIFDFYANYEPKKNLILRFDIQNAFNKRYVDPLDAANDAATQRYFSVFERKGGLDDEEVECDANGLCNGKYGGTTRSVLNNYARGRTLLFTISYKF
- a CDS encoding c-type cytochrome, which encodes MKTRFLPVALATVALTLSACGGSGAPSQPKGPISEDRTAAFKSMMPEFTRMGKMVKDEEPYDVEKFKQAAATFAENSKKPFTLFESDPQGNGRALPAIWTDTATFKAEEEKFVAAVEKLNAAAQTGKLEEIKAAYGETGATCKSCHDTFRGPE
- a CDS encoding SDR family oxidoreductase; this encodes MAILITGASAGFGAAMCRTFVAAGYHVIGAARREDKLQQLAEELGEQFYPLEMDVSRTESIQNALNSLPEHLSEIDCLINNAGLALGLDTADKADFGDWETMIQTNIIGLTFLTRQILPQMVARKQGYIINLGSIAGSYAYPGSNVYGATKAFVRQFSMNLRAELADKNIRITNIEPGLCGDTEFSNVRFKGDDQRAAEVYENVEFIQPQDIADTALWLYQRPARMNVNSIEIMPVAQTFAGMKVYRDEPAPAKEETFEKQSMSLFGKIKSWFK
- a CDS encoding Fur family transcriptional regulator, which produces MNAIKQKILEQAQRDGVQVTALREQVLDIVLKQSGVIKAYNVLSQMQQQSEGVVAPPTAYRALDFWAEQGVLHKVAAVNGYILCSHAQHECNDHCHDHEETEAHHSAFILVCTECGTADEQTLSQEWAALRAGVAETGFSLKEEHVVLTGICKKCQK
- a CDS encoding CobW family GTP-binding protein, whose amino-acid sequence is MSEVKKTKVHLISGFLGTGKTTALKSLMAQKDPNEKWVIIVNEFGEIGIDGAVLSDNGIPVAEIAGGCLCCTAGAQMGTTVQKMLRDAQPDRLMIEASGLAHAASVIDELKAKPLDSMLEIGAVFTVVDPRQFINPDYAQQALYKDQIGICDVLVASKTDLCTPDQLAEFHDKAAKLFPPKAKVVEVQNAQLDIQWLDIPVIEKSRYRLKALPDNTMGFQSQGFTFPAGRDFDGEKLTDFFNDLPKLTDGLVRAKGVFQVLGTWVWLNWVDGQWGANQVSWRRDSRFELIAKSFDADLIEKKLLEALEK
- a CDS encoding ABC transporter permease subunit; amino-acid sequence: MWRYIFHRLLLLIPTLLGILAITFAVIQFVPGGPVEQMVQQLTQGAVGGETAGHSMPGTLAKNGNRISAEDLAALNALYGFDKPPLTRFADMVWKFARFDLGESFFHHQTVFELVKEKMPVSMSLGLWTFFLTYLICIPLGIAKAVRDGSRFDTITGMIILVGYTVPPFVLGLVLLVLFGGGSFFAWFPQGGLVGDDFDTLSWAGKVKDYLWHMALPITASVAGNLAVMTVLTKNVFLEEIRRQYVYTARAKGLPEKQILWKHIFRNAMIPLITGFPAAFIGAFFTGSLLIETLFSLDGLGLLSYEAVMKRDYPVVMGTLYVFTLMGLLAKLVSDISYSWVDPRIHFGGQK
- a CDS encoding ABC transporter permease; translation: MFRTMKKKKSTSNPTWQAFKQHKRGWLALRILAVLFVVTLLAPLWSNDKPLWIRYQGEYFFPLVTEYNETTFGGDFDTPADYLDPLIRHNITSDGNFALYLPNPYDADTLNDFDTAPDPAKPSERHILGTDDRGRDLLARLVYGFRDSLLFALVLTVVTTVIGVVAGAVQGYFGGKTDLLMQRFIEVWGGMPELYLLIILSSFFNPGLLILLVLLSLFGWMGLSDYVRAEFLKNRQTDYVLAARAMGVSNREIMWRHILPNSLTPVLAFLPFRISGAVLALTSLDFLGLGVPASQASLGELLAQGKDNLDAWWIGLSAVATLTVMLLLLVMIGEGLRQAFDVRARS